Genomic DNA from Fusarium oxysporum Fo47 chromosome IX, complete sequence:
TAAAGATAGTaacaccagcagcaaggTTGTTCTTGTAGAAGATGCGAGCGAACTCGTGGTTGGTGAGCTCATAGCAGTTGTCAAAGCCGCCGCCACCTGGTGGATCGAAACCTCCACCTTGGAACTACAAACTGTCAGTCGCCATCTATCCCAGGGGCTATGCATACTCACCTCAATGATTGAGTACGGCGTGTTAGGGCTGATCTTCTCATGCTCGGCATGCCATGTCGTTGGAAGGCCATCCTTCGGCCATGTGTAGGGGTTTGCCTGTAATTGGTCAGCACCATCAACGTATCCGCGCTGACAGACCTACGCAGTCAAATCCAACAGGATATCCGTCATGTCCCTACAAAGGTTAGTCAGGACTTTTCTCAGTCGATAAAAGAACTTACGTAAATGTCGACAGCGCCAGGTCCCGTTCCAGGAGCTCCAGTACCTCCTTGCCAAGCATCATTGTTGATAAGAGGCACAACAACTCCAGCCTTGCGAACTTGGTCATTGACGTATTTCAAGTAATCATGGTTTGGGAAGGGCGTTCCCTGCGCAGCACTGTACTCGTTCTCCGGTTGGTACAGAATGACCGGTCCACCGTTGGTGATTTGAGCTTTTGCGATGATCTTGGCGACATGGGCTACATAGCTGAGAGCACTCAATTAGTTGCGACCCCAATTTGACTCATCGAGACATACTTATCAGTAGCAGCGAGATAATCCGTAGCATTCGTCCTCAAAAACCCCTTCACTCTCTGCAACCATCCCGGAAATCCACCCCCCGAAACCTCAGCATTGATATACGGCCCCGGTCTCGCAAGGAGATAGATCCCCGCCTCATGCGCCGCATCAATAAACGGCTGTAAGTCCAGCGCACCCTCAGATCTAAACTCTCCAGGTTTACCTTCCAATAGAGCCCAGTCAACATAGAACGATACCATGTTGAAACCCATGGCTTTGACTTTTTGGAAGAGATCTGGGTAGAGTGATGCGACGGGGAGACGGAAGGGGTGGATTTCGGCGGAGAAGATTGTTACGCGCTCCCCGTGGATGAACAGGGAATGTTCGTCGAATGTTACTATGTCTTGAAGAAGGGCTCGGGAGTCGAGGATGTTGGATGGACGAGTGCCGCGGGGGAAGACATTTTGGGCATGAGTGCTAGCCGCAAGGGCTGCGAGGAGGAAGTTTGACAACTTCATAATTGCGGCATACCCTTTCAAGGCCTCATAATAATCGCTGCAAGGCCGAACATCTTATATATGATTGCAAACGGGCTTCAGATCTGCCCATCACGGATGCCCTCCCGAATATGCCGACGATGCATCAACACCTGCAATTGGTATTGGTGGAGAAGTATTATTTCCGTGCAAAATGCCGTCATGCTCCTCCCAATGCCAGGGCCATCTCACGAGAGTTTGTAATTTATCCATAGTGATGGCGAGTTGCATGATTGAGGGGTTTGCAGGACAATTGAGTGATGTGATTGGAGCTCTTACAGTGATCTGCGGCAGCCTTGGCATGGTATATTTACCCCATGAATTACTACGCATGATACAGGTTCATGAATGAGGGGTTTTATGATGCGATTGGGATGATCATCGGATGGTTCGTTTGCATCCGTGAACTAAGTAGCTAGCGCTGGGTGGGTGGTCAAGGCGGACAACATACTGCACTATCGGGGAAGCCGGTCCGCAAAGTCAGTTAGACTCATGCAAACTACAATTGAAAATAGTATGGATTGCCTATCTATCTTGTCATTCCCTCTCAGCTATCATCTAATCAAGCACCAAAAGCACTCAGCAGCTTCTCATGCTCCTTCTTGGTAATAGGAATAACCGTTCCATGCCTCGGGCTCGTAGGGAGTTTATAGCTCGCTGAGACCTTCCAGCTCGGCTTATCCAAATTGCTAGTCTCAAGAGGCACATAACCCTTACCACCATACTCATCCACAAAAAGATAAAACTTCTCGCCATTGGCATCACCAGCGTTACCCTTGAAAGCAGTAGGACCCTCAACAGCTTGAAGACCAGCGTTTTTGCCAATGCAAGTAGCTTGAACGGTCCATCCGTCGACGGGGGCGAGAAGGTTGGAGGACTTCTCTTGGATGATGTCTGTGCAGCCGCTGGCTGATGCCTCGTCCTTTGTAAAGCGGTAGAATGAATTACCAGACTTAAGAACTGTGGTGTCAATCCGGGAGGTCTTGCTGTCCTGCCAGATCTCAGCCTTGGAGAAAGTGACGAAGTCGCGGGTGAGCGAGTAGAGCATGCGGTGATAAGAGTTGTCTGAGTGATCAGCTGTGTTGTACAGCGATGATGCCCAGAAGACAACGTATGAgttcttctcatcgtccCAGAACGCCTCAGGCGCCCAGGTATTCCCGGCGTTGTCGGGAGAAACCTTGACGTGTCGCTGCTCAGACCATGTGACAAGATCATCCGACTCCCAGATCTCAAGGTACAAACTTCCCTTACGGACTGCATCGCCCCATGAAGTTCCGCTGCCAATAGACAAATCTGTCGCAATCATGAAAAACTTGTCACCTTCAACAGATCGAATAACAAAAGGATCTCTCAACCCCTTGGTTCCAAGCTTCGACGTAATAACAGGCTGTCCGCCATTAAGCTCCTGCCAATCCAATGCATTGTTCCCTTTACTAGCCGCAAAATAAATATTCTCCCCCTGCTTCGAATTACCCGTAAAGTACGAAAACGCATATGCTTCATACGGATCTTGCTGAACGGCCTGACGAACAGAAGCGTTGAACTCGCGCTCGTGCAATTGGCCGTCTACTTCGAGGGAcgcgacgaggaggacgtCGGAGGTAGTGGGTTGGCGCTTCACGAGACCATCGtggctgatgatggaggGATCGCTACTGCGCCAGGTGATGGAGTGCCCGTTTGAGGTGGATGGGAGAGTGATGTGGCTGCGGATGTCCTCGAGGTTGCGGACGTTGAGGGAGGAGAGGGCTTCGTGGGAGTGGATGCCTGTGGCGAGGGAGAGGAGAGCTAGGGAGAGGGATTGAAGACGGGGCAGCATAGTGAAGAATGGCAATGGCCCTGGCGCAGAGATGAGAGAGCCGTAGGGGATGTCTCCTAAGATGTATGGTCGCGATACTGTCGTCCTTTATATACACCGCACATCTTTCCAAACTGAACAAACTTGGCTCCCTCACGATCTCCACCCAATGTCCTCAATTGCCTCCATTAGTCCACGGACCTCTCATCAATCATTCCCATTTTGACTCTTGGCAAACTATAGCACGGTCGTTTACTGTTTTTTTCTCAACGTCATTCGGTAGTTATTACCCCGGATCGACATTTCCCATCCCTTCTGGGGTAGCAAACCGACCCCTGCAGATGTTTCGTTACACGCGCCATGTTTTTAGGTTATACTCCGCATAAACGCCGAGCTTCCATTCGCGCGCAAAAATGTAGTGGATAAAAGATTATCTGGATCGCAAGTTTTTGGGTTCGAGATGGATACGAGGCATCATGTGCGCTGGTGATCATTACTGGATAAGTAAGGTGGTTGATTGTTTTTGGCGGGTTGATTGGGGGACCTCGGGAGTTGAGCGGTTTACCCCAGATGCGCCATGTGCAATGCTGGGGATGCTGTTTGTCGGGGGAGGGCTTTGTATACGTATGCATAGCGATATGCATAATTGCTGGGTGAGATGGCGCGTGAGGATTTTGCTTTCGTCTAGAATATTAGCTCGATGGATGCATTACTCAACTGGCGCGGATATTCTGTCCTGTTCCGGTCAAAACTGATTATGCCAGCCAAACAGCGTTTCGCAACGCTTGAAAAGCTCGTGAGATTTGATTCCATATTTTAAAACCCCCATTATTCTCGGCGGATCTACCCATAAGTAGCTTCAACATGGCTATACCGAGCTACTATACGAGTGACTTCAGGATAAGCCAGATTAACGACGAGGAATTCAAAACTTACATCCATGAGATTACCTTGGTGCTTTCAGATAATCTGTTTGCTTCATGATATAACACTAGACCCTCAGAGAGATAACGAGAGTCCTGGATGTCTCCTGCTTCTTATCATTGCAGTGATTGTCAAGATCTGTTAATCGTGACGGCTTTACTGTTTAAAGCTTCAACCGGGTCGGGCATGCACACCACTGCGCGATAATTCGAATTGAATGACCAGtcatttcttctttctgTCTCAAATAGTTAACTACTTTCCCCGTACAAGTAGCGGATGAGCCTCCGTGTTAAGCACATACTTCATCTTCCCATCACTCCTAACCTG
This window encodes:
- a CDS encoding glycosyl hydrolase, which produces MLPRLQSLSLALLSLATGIHSHEALSSLNVRNLEDIRSHITLPSTSNGHSITWRSSDPSIISHDGLVKRQPTTSDVLLVASLEVDGQLHEREFNASVRQAVQQDPYEAYAFSYFTGNSKQGENIYFAASKGNNALDWQELNGGQPVITSKLGTKGLRDPFVIRSVEGDKFFMIATDLSIGSGTSWGDAVRKGSLYLEIWESDDLVTWSEQRHVKVSPDNAGNTWAPEAFWDDEKNSYVVFWASSLYNTADHSDNSYHRMLYSLTRDFVTFSKAEIWQDSKTSRIDTTVLKSGNSFYRFTKDEASASGCTDIIQEKSSNLLAPVDGWTVQATCIGKNAGLQAVEGPTAFKGNAGDANGEKFYLFVDEYGGKGYVPLETSNLDKPSWKVSASYKLPTSPRHGTVIPITKKEHEKLLSAFGA